CCGATATCATCATTAACGCCTTGATGGGTGCCGTGGGCTGCCTGCCCACCATTACCGCTATTGAACACGGTAAGCATGTGGCTCTCGCCAACAAGGAAACCATGGTCATGGCTGGCCCCGTCATTTGGGACAAGCTGGCTGAAAATCCCAAGGCTTTCATCACTCCCATTGACTCTGAACACAGCGCTATTTTCCAGTGCCTGGCAGACCGCCCCAACAAGGAAGTGGAATGTCTGGAAATCACCGCTTCCGGTGGCCCTTTCCGCACTTGGGACATTGAACGTTTTGAAAACATCACCGTGGCCGACGCCCTCAATCACCCGGTGTGGAGCATGGGTCGTAAGATCACCATTGACTCCGCTTCCATGATGAACAAGGGCCTGGAAGTTCTGGAAGCTCACTTCCTGTTCCATATTCCTTACGAACAGATCAAGGTTGTGGTTCACCCCCAGTCTATGGTCCATTCCCTGGTGCAGTTCCGTGATGGTTCCTTGATGGCTCAGCTGGGTGCTCCCGATATGCGCATTCCTATCCAGGTGGCTCTCACTTGGCCGGAACGTTTGCCGCTGGAAACCAAGCGTCTTGATTTGCCCACTCTCGGTCAGTTGACCTTCTTTGAACCGGACTTCAACAAGTTCCGCTGCCTGGCTCTCGCCTTTGAAGCTGGCCGTCGCGGTGGTGTCGTACCCGCCATGATGAACGCTGCCAACGAAGTCCTGGTGGATCGTTTCCTGGATGGCAAGCTGAAGTTTACCGACATTCCCCGTCATGTGGAAACCATCATCAACAACGCTCCCAACATTACTGGCCGCCTTTCTTTGGATCAGGTTCTGGAAGCTGACGCCGAAGCTCGCCGCCTGACGCTGGATCTTATCAAGTAGCTGTCCAACTAAGGACCCCGAGCTTGCCGAGGGGCCGAGCCCAAAAGCGAAGCCGCAAAAAAACGACGCTCTCGATTAAAATCGGGGCGTCTTTTTCTTTATTCCCCCTATCTGGATTTGACCTAGAGCACATTTCGGGAACACTTGTTACACTTGTAAACACTCCAGAGGGCGAATTTGTTTGGAAAATGGGAAAAAAGGGGTATATTTAGGGACGAAAAGTTTTAAGGAGATGTTATGTTCAGTAAATTCGGTCTCAAGCAGTTTGCCCCGCTGGCAATTTCTGCCCTGGCAATGGCCTCAAGTGCATTTGGCGCCACCGCCTACATTAACCAGATTGGTTATCGTGCCAATGACGCCAAGGAATTCACTCTTGCCGATGGTAACGGCACTGTAGAAATCGTAGATGCAACTGGCACTACCGTCTTGACTGCAACACCTTCTGCAGCCTCCTATTGGGATGGCAGCGAACAGAACGTGTCCCTGGTGGATTTCTCTGCAGTAACGACTCCGGGTACCTATTCCATCAAGATGGGTGGTCAGGAAGTTCGCAAGGACTTGAAGATTACGGATAATACTTTCGAAGAAGTGACGAAGGCTGCTCTTAAGTGGTTCTACTATCAGCGTGCCTCCATGGCTCTGGAAGAAACTTATGCGGGTCAGTGGAAGCGTGCCGCAGGCCATACCAACAGCACCATCCAGAAGCATTCTTCTGCAGGTAACGGTTCCATCCAGTCTTCCAAGGGCTGGTACGATGCCGGTGACTATGGTCGCTATATCGTGAACTCCGGTATTACTACCTATACTCTGCTTTCTCTGTTCGAACACTATCCGGACTATTTCAAGACTTTCAAGTGGAACATCCCCGCAGATGGTACTCTCCCGGATCTTTTGGCAGAAATCAAGTGGAATCTGGACTGGATGCTCACTATGCAGGATACTGACGGTGGCGTATTCCACAAGATGACTGCTCTGGGCTTCCCCGGCGATATTATGCCCGCTAAGGATACGGACCCCATTTATGTCATCGGTAAGGGAACCGCTGCATCTCTGGATTTCGCAGGTGTGATGGCTACCGCTTCCCGCGTGTACAAGGCATACGATGCCAACTTTGCCGCCCAGTGTCTGGCTGCTGCAAAGAGCGCATACGCATGGGGTACTCAGAACTCTAACGTTCGTTTCTCCAACCCCAGCGATGTGGCAACGGGTGAATACGGCGACAATTCCTTTGGCGATGAAAAGCTTTTCGCAGGTACTGAACTGTACTTGGCAACCAATGACGCCTCCTACAAGCAGAATGTTTCCGAAGCAGGCGTTCCCAACTGGGGCGATGTTTCCGGACTTGCTCTCTATGGTGCAGCAACTTACGGTGCTGATGCCAATAGCCAGCAGTTCCTCATCAAGAAGGCAGACGAATTCGTGGCCCGCGCTAATACGGGTTTCGGCGTCGTGATGGCTGCTGAAGATTATGTCTGGGGTTCCAACTCCGTAGCTGCAAACCAGGGCATTTGGCTCCTTCACGCTTACTACATCACCGGCGAAAAGAAGTATTATGATGCCGCCCGTAAGGCTTTGGACTATCTGCTGGGCAAGAACCCTCTGAACATGTCCTTCATGACCGGCTTTGGCACCAAGTCTCCTAAGAAGCCTCATCATCGTCCCAGTACCGCTGACGGCGTTTCCGCACCGGTTCCCGGCATGTTGGTAGGTGGCCCCCAGAACGATGACAACTCCGACGTTGGTGGAGAAACCTGGCAGTGTAAGGACTACACCAAGCCCCAGCCGGCTCTGTCCTACGTTGATGATCGTTGCAGCTATGCCTCCAACGAAGTGGCTATTAACTGGAATGCTCCGCTGTCTTACCTGGCTGGCGCAATTGAAGCCTTGAATAACGACCAGAAGCCTTCCTTCGCCGTGGCAGCCATTGGTTCTAACGCCATTAAGCCTGTCGTATCTGCCAATCGTCCCTCTTCCGAAAGCGTGCGCCTCCGCTTTGCAGACCAGAAGGTCTTCCTGGAAAAGAACGGCAAGCGTTACGACCTGAAGGGTATGCAGATAAAGTAATATTTCAAACGTCATCCTGAAGCCACGAAGCGGCTGAAGGATCCAGAGACGTTCTTTACTGCAGTTCAAAAAAATACAAGCTTTTAGGCGGTCCTTCGGGGGCCGCCTTTTTGCCTTTTGCGGGGTCTTTTTCTATTTTAGCGCCGATGGAACATATCCTTGATAACGTTTTGATGTTTGTGCTGGGCCTTATCGGTCTCAGCTTTTTGGTGACGATCCACGAACTGGGCCATTTCCTGGTGGCTAAGTGGAACAACGTGAAAGTGAACACCTTTAGTGTGGGCTTCGGGAAGAAACTCCTCAAGTATAAGAAGGGCGAGACGGAATACTGCATCTCTGCCATTCCCTTTGGTGGCTATGTGGCCATGGCAGGTGAGAATCCCGATTCCTTCAAGGATGGCCATGCTCCTGGTGAACGAGACTTTACCGGAAAGTCTGTTGGCGCTCGTGCTGCCATCGCCTTTGCAGGTCCCTTCATCAATATTGTGTTTGCTTTTGTCCTCCTGATGATCCTCTATATGGTGGGCGTTCAGGAGCCGGTGAATAAGGAACTGATCATTGGCTTTGTGGGGAAGAATTCTCCTGCGGCAACTGCTGGTATTCAGCCTGGCGATACGATTACCGCTATCAACGGAAAGCCTACTCAAGGTTGGGATGATTTCCGCGAACAGATTGGCGTGAGCCTAGGTGCCAACGTGGAACTTGAAGTCCATCGTGGTGGTGACGCCTTGATAATGACGGTTATTCCCGAAGAACTGGTGATTCCTGCAAAGGATTCTACGGAATCAGAAACCAAGATGGGAATTGGCGATGTGGGTGTTTATCCCCAGAATCGCGTTGTGGTTCGTGACGCTCCCTTTGCTGGCTCCGCTGCAGAAAAGGCTGGCATCAAGGCCTTGGATACCCTCTTTGAAATTAATGGACAGCACATTGGTCGCTATGAAGATGTGGTTCGCATTATCGACGGTTCCAAGGGCGAAGAAGTGAAGGTCACCGTCATTCGTGCGGGTGATACGCTCACTCTTCCCATGAAGGCAATCTACAACGAAGAAACCAAGCGCTATATGGTGGGCATCCCTCTGGGTTACGTTCTCTTCAGGGAAACAAAGCTGGTTCGCCGCGGTCCTATCGAAGCTCTTGAAAAAACTTGCGCTACAAGCCTCAAGATGACCACCAGTATCTTCCGTTATTTTGGCCGCCTCTTCAAGGGCCAGGTGAAGGTGGACGCTTTCTCCGGTCCAGTCTCTATTGTGGCTGTGATGGGTAACGTATGGATGAGTGGTTTCCAGGAATTCCTTATGTTGCTTGCCCTCATTAGCATTAACCTGGGCGTCATGAACTTGCTCCCGCTGGCCATTACCGATGGCGGCCTTCTCATGTTCCTGGGTATTGAAAAGCTCCGCGGTAAGCCTCTTTCTACAAAGACTCAAACCATCATTCAGAATGTGGCCGCAGCCTTCTTCATCAGCTTCTTCGTGTTCATCACCATTCTTGATCTCGGCAAGCTGAGCCTGTTCCTGAAGTGACGCGCCAAACGCGTGTCATCCTGAGCGGAACGTAGTGGAGTCGAAGGATCTATATGAAGGTTATCGCAAATTTCTTTAGTCGTTTTATGGCAATCATCGTCCTGGTGGTTGCCGCCCTTGCTTTGTTTGTTCCTGCAACAGGAATGTGGATCCAACTGAAGGCTGTAAACTACCTCTTGATGGTTGTCATGTTCGGCATGGGCCTCACCATGAAACTTTCCGACTTCAAGGTGGTCTTCGTTCACCCCAAGGAAGTCATCGTAGGATGCGTCGCACAGTTCACCATCATGCCCCTGCTGGCTTTTGCCCTAGGTAAAGTCTTTGGCTTGGAAACAGGCCTTCTGGCGGGCGTCATTCTGGTAGGTACATGCCCGGGCGGAACTTCCAGCAATGTCATCACTTACATGAGCCGCGGAAACGTTGCCCTCTCCGTGGGAATGACCAGCGTGAATACCTTGCTTTCGCCCCTGCTCACTCCCGCAATCACCTATCTTCTTTTGCGCACTTCCGTCAATGTGGATGTATGGGCCATGTGCCTCTCCATCATTCAGGTGGTCATCATTCCCATTGCGTTAGGCTTTGTGGTGAACCGTTTTGCTGGCCGCTATGTGGCCCGCGCCCTGGACTTGCTGCCGGTAGTTTCCGTAATCGCCATCTGCTTGATCGTCTCTACTGTTGTCGCTCACAATTCCGCAAAGATTATGACTACAGGCGCCATCGTTTTTGTGGTGGTGATTCTCCACAATCTGATGGGTTACGGCTGCGGTTTTGCCGTGGGCAAAATCTTCAAGATGGATCTTGCAAAGACCAAGGCCCTTACGGTGGAAAT
Above is a window of Fibrobacter sp. UWEL DNA encoding:
- a CDS encoding 1-deoxy-D-xylulose-5-phosphate reductoisomerase, coding for MKNVVLLGATGSIGTSTVDVCLQHSDLFKVYAVAANSSVEKTAEIVRKFHVERVCMFKPEAAKELSALLNMPVLSGMEGLCELAADPKADIIINALMGAVGCLPTITAIEHGKHVALANKETMVMAGPVIWDKLAENPKAFITPIDSEHSAIFQCLADRPNKEVECLEITASGGPFRTWDIERFENITVADALNHPVWSMGRKITIDSASMMNKGLEVLEAHFLFHIPYEQIKVVVHPQSMVHSLVQFRDGSLMAQLGAPDMRIPIQVALTWPERLPLETKRLDLPTLGQLTFFEPDFNKFRCLALAFEAGRRGGVVPAMMNAANEVLVDRFLDGKLKFTDIPRHVETIINNAPNITGRLSLDQVLEADAEARRLTLDLIK
- a CDS encoding glycoside hydrolase family 9 protein is translated as MFSKFGLKQFAPLAISALAMASSAFGATAYINQIGYRANDAKEFTLADGNGTVEIVDATGTTVLTATPSAASYWDGSEQNVSLVDFSAVTTPGTYSIKMGGQEVRKDLKITDNTFEEVTKAALKWFYYQRASMALEETYAGQWKRAAGHTNSTIQKHSSAGNGSIQSSKGWYDAGDYGRYIVNSGITTYTLLSLFEHYPDYFKTFKWNIPADGTLPDLLAEIKWNLDWMLTMQDTDGGVFHKMTALGFPGDIMPAKDTDPIYVIGKGTAASLDFAGVMATASRVYKAYDANFAAQCLAAAKSAYAWGTQNSNVRFSNPSDVATGEYGDNSFGDEKLFAGTELYLATNDASYKQNVSEAGVPNWGDVSGLALYGAATYGADANSQQFLIKKADEFVARANTGFGVVMAAEDYVWGSNSVAANQGIWLLHAYYITGEKKYYDAARKALDYLLGKNPLNMSFMTGFGTKSPKKPHHRPSTADGVSAPVPGMLVGGPQNDDNSDVGGETWQCKDYTKPQPALSYVDDRCSYASNEVAINWNAPLSYLAGAIEALNNDQKPSFAVAAIGSNAIKPVVSANRPSSESVRLRFADQKVFLEKNGKRYDLKGMQIK
- the rseP gene encoding RIP metalloprotease RseP encodes the protein MEHILDNVLMFVLGLIGLSFLVTIHELGHFLVAKWNNVKVNTFSVGFGKKLLKYKKGETEYCISAIPFGGYVAMAGENPDSFKDGHAPGERDFTGKSVGARAAIAFAGPFINIVFAFVLLMILYMVGVQEPVNKELIIGFVGKNSPAATAGIQPGDTITAINGKPTQGWDDFREQIGVSLGANVELEVHRGGDALIMTVIPEELVIPAKDSTESETKMGIGDVGVYPQNRVVVRDAPFAGSAAEKAGIKALDTLFEINGQHIGRYEDVVRIIDGSKGEEVKVTVIRAGDTLTLPMKAIYNEETKRYMVGIPLGYVLFRETKLVRRGPIEALEKTCATSLKMTTSIFRYFGRLFKGQVKVDAFSGPVSIVAVMGNVWMSGFQEFLMLLALISINLGVMNLLPLAITDGGLLMFLGIEKLRGKPLSTKTQTIIQNVAAAFFISFFVFITILDLGKLSLFLK
- a CDS encoding bile acid:sodium symporter family protein; this translates as MKVIANFFSRFMAIIVLVVAALALFVPATGMWIQLKAVNYLLMVVMFGMGLTMKLSDFKVVFVHPKEVIVGCVAQFTIMPLLAFALGKVFGLETGLLAGVILVGTCPGGTSSNVITYMSRGNVALSVGMTSVNTLLSPLLTPAITYLLLRTSVNVDVWAMCLSIIQVVIIPIALGFVVNRFAGRYVARALDLLPVVSVIAICLIVSTVVAHNSAKIMTTGAIVFVVVILHNLMGYGCGFAVGKIFKMDLAKTKALTVEIGMQNSGLATSLANASFPNLAMATVSGAIFSVWHNISGAILANILRSRE